TGAATAGTTGTAAAATCATACTCTCCAGGTAACATAACACCTAAAGTTTTTTTTGAACCATCTTCAAACTCTATTGCTCTACTTGTAACATGACCTTCATATAAAATATTTGCTTTTTTAGCTATTTTTACATTTTCAAACACAGACATCTACATTTTCCTTTTTATAATATGTCAAGAATAATACCATAAGTATAATTATGAAGCAAACAAGTAGTAATCTTTTGTTATAATTTTTTTTCAAATTTAAAAGGAAAATAATATGACTATACAAGAAAAACTTTTAAATCTAGTACACAACGAAGTTATACCTGATGTTGAAGACTATTTAGATGAGTTATTTGAATTAGTTGCATCAAAAAAAAGTGATGATAAAACTAAAGAAGAAATAAAATATATGCAAGAGATGAGAAAAGAGTTTCAAGATTTAATTGATGATTTAGAAGCTGGTGAGATTGATGATGAAGAAGCTCAAGAAATCATTGATGAAATAATTGATATGAAGAGTCTTGAAGAATAGATGCAAGGTTATATAATCGATATAAAATCTGTAAGAGATGATGACTTAATAGTTACTATTCTTACAGATGATAGTATTTATACTACATATAGATTTTATGGAGGAAGACACTCTACAATTAATGTTGGATATAAGATTGATTTTGAATTAGAATCAAATCTAAAAAGTACAATGCCTAGACTAAAAGATGTACTTCAAATAAGTTTTAATTGGATTTTTGTAAAAGAAAAACTTTATTGCTGGCAAAGATTTTTAAAGCTTTTTTATCCACATTTAAAAGATGTGGAAGATATAGATGATTTTTATTTTAATTTATTAGAAGAACTGGCTCACAAACTTATAAAACAAGATGCCAAACGAGCTATTTGTGAAACTTATATAAAACTACTAGAACATGAAGGAAGACTTCATAGCGAGTATATTTGTCTACTTTGTGAACAAGAGATAAACGATGAAATCTCACTTGTACGAAGTTTTCATCCAGTTCATCCTAATTGCACTTATTCGAAAAAATTTGAATTTTACAAAATAGACGAACTTTTTAAAGAAAAATCGCTAATTTTCTTGGATGATGAAGAAGTTGAGTACATTTGGCAAATATTA
Above is a genomic segment from Arcobacter sp. F2176 containing:
- the recO gene encoding recombination protein RecO, whose product is MQGYIIDIKSVRDDDLIVTILTDDSIYTTYRFYGGRHSTINVGYKIDFELESNLKSTMPRLKDVLQISFNWIFVKEKLYCWQRFLKLFYPHLKDVEDIDDFYFNLLEELAHKLIKQDAKRAICETYIKLLEHEGRLHSEYICLLCEQEINDEISLVRSFHPVHPNCTYSKKFEFYKIDELFKEKSLIFLDDEEVEYIWQILLQGI